One stretch of Pongo abelii isolate AG06213 chromosome Y, NHGRI_mPonAbe1-v2.0_pri, whole genome shotgun sequence DNA includes these proteins:
- the LOC129053180 gene encoding testis-specific chromodomain protein Y 1-like, whose amino-acid sequence MYHSIAAISHNFHYTSGDEIEEVHPYAEPGEELEAERSGYVETQLKQSWHSNCSNPVSFLIASQEFEVESIVDKRRDKNGNTEYLIRWKGYDQQDDTWEPEQHLRNCEKCILDFNRRQTEKQKKLTWTRTSRIFTNNARRRTSRSTKASYSKNSPKTQVTDRHHRSKNSKLFAASKIVRRKAASLFSDTQNMEKINSTIKTLAPKSPFNDKKTVSGFQKLEKLYPIAADQQDTVVFEVTEGKLLQDPLSRPGAEQPGVENKTQIHPPMSQMSGSVTASMATGSATQKGIVVLVDPLAANGTTDMHTSVPRVKGGQRNITDDSRDQPFIKKMYFTIKLTESASTYRDIVVKKEDGFTQIVLSTRSTERNALNTEVIKEIVNALNNAAVDDSKLVLFSAAGSVFCCGLDFGYFVKRLRNDRNRASLEMVDTIKNFVNTFIQFKKPIVVSVNGPAIGLGASILPLCDLVWANEKAWFQTPYMTFGQSPDGCSTITFQKMMGKASANEMLFAGRKLTAREACAKGLVSQVFLSGTFTQEVMIQIKELASYNQIVLEESKALVHSNIKLELEQANERECEVLRKIWSSAQGTESMLKYVENKTDEF is encoded by the coding sequence ATGTACCATAGCATAGCCGCTATTTCACACAATTTTCACTACACCAGTGGTGACGAAATAGAAGAGGTTCATCCATATGCAGAACCTggtgaagaactggaggcagaaaggagtGGCTATGTGGAGACACAATTGAAACAAAGTTGGCACAGCAACTGCTCCAATCCTGTGTCTTTCCTCATCgcttcccaggagtttgaggttgaaagTATTGTTGACAAAAGACGAGACAAAAACGGGAATACAGAGTATTTGATTCGGTGGAAAGGTTACGACCAACAGGATGACACTTGGGAACCAGAGCAGCACCTCAGGAACTGTGAAAAATGTATACTTGATTTTAATAGACgacagactgaaaaacagaaaaaactgacATGGACTAGAACCAGTAGAATTTTTACAAACAATGCCAGAAGAAGAACTTCTAGATCTACAAAAGCGAGCTATTCTAAGAACTCTCCTAAAACGCAAGTGACGGATAGACACCACAGATCCAAAAACAGCAAGTTATTTGCTGCCAGCAAGATCGTTAGGAGAAAGGCAGCTTCACTTTTCTCCGACACACagaatatggagaaaataaattcaactaTCAAGACCCTTGCACCTAAAAGCCCCTTTAACGACAAGAAAACTGTGAGTGGCTTTCAGAAACTTGAGAAACTGTACCCTATTGCAGCAGATCAGCAGGACACGGTGGTCTTCGAGGTGACAGAAGGGAAACTCCTCCAGGACCCTTTGTCACGTCCTGGTGCAGAACAGCCTGGAGTAGAGAACAAGACTCAGATACACCCACCAATGTCGCAGATGTCTGGCTCAGTTACCGCTTCAATGGCCACAGGTTCAGCTACCCAAAAAGGTATAGTGGTATTAGTAGACCCATTAGCAGCCAATGGAACAACAGACATGCATACCTCAGTTCCAAGAGTGAAAGGTGGGCAAAGAAATATTACTGATGACAGCAGAGACCAGCCTTTTATCAAGAAGATGTACTTTACCATAAAGCTAACAGAAAGTGCCAGCACATACAGAGACATTGtagtgaagaaagaggatggattcACCCAGATAGTGCTATCAACTAGATCCACAGAAAGAAATGCACTGAATAcagaagtaattaaagaaatagtTAATGCTCTTAATAACGCTGCTGTGGATGACAGCAAGCTCGTGCTGTTCAGTGCAGCTGGAAGTGTCTTTTGCTGCGGTCTTGATTTTGGGTACTTTGTGAAGCGCTTAAGGAACGACAGAAACAGAGCAAGCCTTGAAATGGTGGATACCATCAAGAACTTTGTGAAtacttttattcaatttaaaaagcctattgtTGTATCAGTCAATGGCCCTGCCATTGGACTAGGTGCATCCATCCTGCCCCTTTGTGATCTCGTGTGGGCTAATGAAAAGGCTTGGTTCCAAACCCCTTATATGACCTTTGgacagagtccagatggctgttcaactattacatttcaaaaaatgatgggtaaagcatctgccaatgaaatgttatttgctGGGCGAAAGCTGACAGCACGGGAGGCATGTGCCAAAGGCCTGGTCTCTCAGGTATTTTTGAGTGGAACTTTCACCCAAGAGGTTATGATTCAAATTAAGGAGCTTGCCTCATATAATCAAATTGTACTGGAAGAATCTAAGGCCCTTGTTCACTCTAATATTAAGTTGGAGTTGGAACAGGCCaatgagagagagtgtgaggTGCTGAGGAAGATCTGGAGCTCAGCCCAAGGGACAGAATCTATGTTaaagtatgttgaaaataaaactgatgaGTTTTAG